From a region of the Panicum virgatum strain AP13 chromosome 2K, P.virgatum_v5, whole genome shotgun sequence genome:
- the LOC120661141 gene encoding heterogeneous nuclear ribonucleoprotein 1-like, whose protein sequence is MAAAAATALRAAGPAAGEEEAPAGESRKLFVGGIPSAAQEAELRAHFARFGEVRAAVVMRDRETGHGRGFGFVEFEDEAAAAAALGDGDRPRHFICGRMVDVKRARTRAPRNQGEQNSQPQQPETGRGQGHQDNRQLPAGNGTADSSNNVSYDSKKVFIGGLRDNITEEEFKAYFETFGTVTDVVVIYDSLTSRSRGFGFVTFDSEEAVGKVMRQSFHNLNGTKVEAKIAIPKDDQYYRNGRGRGARPFGGRGPAGYEGSAYQPYNARFGLYNGYMPQPVPAQPYFPAPYFAVGGYPYGSGYPSQGVMTNVPGMMSRRVPPAYGTYPQMYPGFNFVYRAGYGGAATSFQQGINGGSDNKKDQINVDMQQVDSTASVATMLEHMKLGSQ, encoded by the exons atggcggcggcggctgcgacggccctgcgcgccgctggcccggcggcgggcgaggaggaggccccCGCCGGCGAGAGCCGCAAGCTCTTCGTGGGCGGCATCCCGTCCGCGGCGCAGGAAGCCGAGCTGCGGGCGCACTTCGCCCGCTTCGGGGAggtgcgcgccgccgtcgtgatGCGGGACAGGGAGACGGGCCACGGCCGCGGGTTCGGCTTCGTCGAGTTCGAGGAcgaggccgctgccgccgccgcgctcggcgACGGGGACAGGCCCAGGCACTTCATCTGCGGCCGGATG GTGGATGTTAAGAGGGCCAGGACAAGAGCTCCCCGGAACCAGGGCGAGCAGAACTCTCAGCCTCAGCAGCCTGAAACCGGCCGGGGCCAGGGGCACCAGGACAATCGGCAGCTGCCCGCTGGGAACGGTACTGCGGACAGCAGCAACAACGTGAGCTATGATTCAAAGAAGGTCTTCATTGGCGGCTTGCGGGATAATATCACCGAGGAGGAGTTCAAGGCTTACTTTGAGACTTTTGGCACTGTAACAGATGTTGTGGTGATTTATGACAGCTTGACAAGCCGCTCGAGGGGGTTCGGTTTCGTCACCTTCGATTCCGAGGAAGCAGTGGGAAAGGTGATGCGACAAAGCTTTCATAACCTGAACGGAACCAAGGTTGAGGCCAAGATTGCTATCCCCAAGGATGATCAGTATTACCGTAACGGTCGAGGCCGTGGGGCACGACCCTTTGGCGGCAGGGGCCCTGCTGGCTATGAAGGTTCTGCATACCAACCATACAATGCTAGATTTGGTCTGTACAATGGCTACATGCCACAACCTGTACCTGCACAGCCCTACTTTCCTGCACCCTATTTTGCTGTGGGAGGCTATCCGTATGGCAGTGGATACCCAAGCCAAGGTGTGATGACAAATGTTCCTGGAATGATGTCAAGGCGGGTTCCTCCAGCCTATGGAACATATCCTCAAATGTATCCAGGGTTTAACTTTGTATACAGAGCTGGTTATGGGGGTGCAGCTACTTCTTTTCAGCAAGGAATTAACGGTGGAAGTGATAACAAAAAGGATCAAATCAATGTAGATATGCAGCAAGTTGACAGCACTGCTAGCGTTGCAACAATGTTGGAACATATGAAGCTAGGTTCACAATGA